One region of Wyeomyia smithii strain HCP4-BCI-WySm-NY-G18 chromosome 3, ASM2978416v1, whole genome shotgun sequence genomic DNA includes:
- the LOC129729120 gene encoding uncharacterized protein LOC129729120, which produces MTFISTVRQRFRSLTRCDSIFDVVLINHAILKLFGLTIYSVQKRSDGYKTTITPTDLLALLRLLVMEGFVFYVCTFTMGRIQPTGSNIMDNAIRYSFLLSSFLISALSIGNYLRYGQIWNVWEKLDRFDQRAIEMNAPIDHGSHKRQLLQSIAFIWFSCILLAVLGNAALSVDYGTLTVRLAIVFSFFCFNIPFGLINNNIFFTCQLVYRRLEHINEVFAVHFLPPKKLGLIMLNELPDIKNEHWDKTSLLQMLATQWDEMGQVTRMINSAFWGQIVYISTTNMMVMTLSEFSFYRTLITEDKRQRMMAEIYLQNGLFYEIMLVAVIGTFDAIKRQAEKTAVLVHKATREVENLRLQDALQYFSQQINYRPIVVSCGYFVCDWTMGMMIIGTVASYVVILVQFDDTLGLAMKKRP; this is translated from the exons ATGACGTTCATTTCCACGGTACGGCAACGGTTCCGCTCCTTAACTCGGTGTGACTCGATCTTCGATGTCGTCCTTATAAATCACGCCATACTGAAGCTGTTCGGATTAACAATCTACAGTGTACAGAAGCGATCGGATGGTTATAAGACTACCATCACACCAACAGATTTATTAGCTCTGTTGCGACTGCTGGTTATGGAAGGGTTCGTGTTTTACGTGTGTACCTTTACTATGGGAAGAATACAACCGACCGGATCTAACATAATGGACAACGCAATACGGTACAGCTTTCTATTGAGCTCGTTTCTAATTAGTGCACTATCTATTGGAAACTATCTCCGCTATGGacaaatttggaatgtttggGAAAAACTTGATCGGTTCGATCAGCGA gcAATCGAAATGAACGCTCCAATTGATCACGGAAGCCACAAACGACAACTCCTACAGTCGATCGCTTTCATTTGGTTCAGTTGTATTCTGCTGGCGGTGCTAGGCAATGCGGCGCTTTCGGTTGACTACGGAACGTTGACCGTTCGGTTGGCGATTGTGTTCtcctttttttgcttcaatattCCCTTTGGTTTGATCAATAACAACATTTTCTTCACCTGCCAGTTGGTGTACCGCCGGTTGGAACACATCAACGAAGTTTTCGCAGTGCATTTTCTGCCGCCGAAGAAACTCGGCTTGATAATGCTGAACGAGCTGCCGGATATAAAAAATGAACACTGGGATAAAACTAGTCTCTTGCAGATGTTGGCCACACAGTGGGATGAAATGGGACAGGTAACCAGAATGATCAATTCCGCCTTTTGGGGTCAAATCGTTTACATTTCTACTACCAACATGATGGTGATGACGTTAAGTGAGTTTTCCTTCTACCGAACGTTGATCACTGAAGATAAACGGCAGCGTATGATGGCTGAAATATATCTACAGAATGGCTTGTTTTATGAAATTATGCTGGTCGCGGTCATCGGGACGTTTGATGCCATCAAGCGACAA GCAGAGAAGACAGCAGTTTTGGTTCACAAAGCAACACGAGAGGTGGAAAATCTCCGTCTCCAGGACGCTCTACAATATTTTTCTCAACAGATTAACTACAGACCGATTGTGGTGAGCTGTGGATATTTTGTGTGTGATTGGACTATGGGTATGATG ATCATCGGGACCGTCGCTTCATATGTGGTGATACTGGTTCAATTCGATGATACGCTAGGACTGGCAATGAAGAAACGACCGTGA